A genome region from Fervidobacterium changbaicum includes the following:
- a CDS encoding PASTA domain-containing protein, translating into MKNDASKKGKNIGVLLVSAPVLVVIVLMLAVISGLISFYLLMFLETKKGTVLLPNFIGTDVRTAEQKLRSMGFKIEKVGDSGKVINMDPPGNTVVKKGRKVKLFAENAVQKSLLIPDFKGTWYKSVQQLFNLMEIHSVIKKVPEGGLEGTVIQTSPTPGSKVFTGDIVTLFVSTGTGSAGTNSSENEDRPMERLDSTISEPQPGGTESALEVIPPSIPVESRSSQETKTEQETNESYPLSEGTPLNQGGQF; encoded by the coding sequence GTGAAAAATGACGCATCGAAGAAAGGAAAAAACATAGGCGTGTTGCTCGTTTCTGCTCCGGTTTTAGTCGTTATCGTGTTGATGTTGGCGGTAATTTCAGGACTCATTTCGTTTTATTTGTTGATGTTCCTGGAAACGAAAAAGGGAACTGTGCTTCTTCCAAATTTCATAGGTACCGATGTCCGAACGGCAGAACAAAAACTGAGGAGTATGGGTTTCAAAATTGAAAAAGTGGGCGATTCTGGAAAGGTTATCAACATGGATCCTCCCGGCAATACGGTCGTGAAGAAGGGTAGAAAAGTAAAGCTGTTTGCTGAGAATGCAGTTCAGAAATCTCTGCTAATTCCTGATTTTAAGGGAACGTGGTATAAGAGCGTTCAACAACTTTTCAACCTGATGGAAATACATTCCGTAATCAAAAAAGTGCCTGAGGGTGGGTTGGAGGGTACAGTTATCCAAACATCACCTACTCCCGGCAGTAAAGTTTTCACAGGAGACATTGTTACATTGTTTGTAAGTACGGGCACGGGCTCTGCAGGTACAAATTCTTCCGAGAACGAGGATCGTCCAATGGAAAGACTCGATAGCACTATAAGCGAGCCACAGCCGGGAGGGACGGAAAGTGCGCTGGAAGTTATTCCACCGTCAATTCCGGTTGAATCTCGGAGTTCCCAGGAAACTAAAACTGAGCAAGAAACAAACGAAAGTTATCCTTTGAGCGAAGGCACTCCGCTTAATCAAGGGGGTCAGTTCTGA
- a CDS encoding ComEA family DNA-binding protein, which translates to MLPLNRVGGYKPDEDQGDSERFSPEILLTRFLEFLKSLHSKLSKEQKTFFLLFSALIVISGVLFNPSYDRLKLQAEGMGGENKTTQGTLQEAQRNYAPSVIDLNTASFEELQTLPGIGPSKARAIIEYRENQAFTKPEDIMSVPGIGQKTYEKLKDRIKVERVETAGAKNTAGRPQTVPEIENDNQTLQQAKLNQSQTAQKQEQAKININTATSEELQKLPGIGPTKAQAIIDYRTVNGPFKTIEEIKNVKGIGEKTFEKLKELITVR; encoded by the coding sequence ATGTTGCCATTGAACCGTGTTGGTGGATACAAGCCAGACGAAGACCAGGGCGACTCGGAACGTTTTTCTCCAGAAATCTTGCTTACAAGATTTCTGGAGTTTTTAAAATCACTTCACTCCAAGCTCTCGAAGGAACAAAAGACGTTTTTCCTTCTTTTTTCAGCACTGATAGTTATCTCAGGTGTACTCTTCAATCCCAGCTACGATAGATTGAAATTGCAGGCAGAGGGTATGGGTGGCGAAAACAAAACAACCCAGGGCACGCTTCAAGAAGCTCAGCGAAATTACGCACCGTCTGTTATAGATCTAAACACCGCTTCTTTTGAGGAGCTCCAGACACTTCCCGGCATAGGTCCCTCAAAAGCGCGAGCGATAATCGAATACAGGGAAAATCAAGCTTTCACAAAGCCTGAGGATATAATGAGCGTTCCTGGAATCGGGCAAAAAACATACGAAAAATTGAAAGACAGAATAAAGGTTGAAAGAGTTGAAACCGCGGGTGCGAAAAATACCGCCGGCAGACCTCAAACCGTTCCAGAAATTGAAAATGATAACCAGACACTCCAGCAAGCAAAACTCAACCAATCACAGACGGCACAAAAACAAGAACAAGCTAAGATTAACATCAACACAGCAACTTCTGAAGAATTACAAAAACTTCCAGGTATAGGTCCTACCAAAGCGCAAGCTATAATCGATTACCGAACAGTTAACGGCCCATTTAAAACCATTGAAGAGATCAAAAACGTAAAAGGAATTGGTGAGAAAACTTTCGAAAAACTGAAGGAACTGATAACCGTTCGCTGA
- a CDS encoding HD domain-containing phosphohydrolase: MPEFLKKSGIKDSNGEFWKILVVDDEPDVHAITSVVARDIEFEGKKVKLYSAFSADEAKKILTQVPDIALAMIDVVMEKDTSGLDLVRYIREELKNPYVRLVIRTGQPGFAPPREIVLKYDINDYREKAELSSNGLYTMIIARLREYRDIIELDTQRKLLERSAFYSSVVLNSNVEDFDDVLAEAFDNFSKILGLTVRIEKLSEVRADKFNGNAYSTNVSWNESKSVEFVLRKEIGLGERIRVDFSKPLTRHQSELMTMFLERYLSAVNNYVLSKDLIETLYKIIYIISEVTETRSLETGEHVRRVGKLSRLIASKLGYEGEYLEFFEIAAMLHDVGKIGIPDAILNKPAKLSDEEFEIMKRHTIIGYNILASVEHPLFKLAANIALYHHENWDGTGYPKGLKGEQIPLEGRIVSIVDVYDALLSDRIYRPAWSEDDTIRYIKDSCAKKFDSKVCDVFFKNYDEVRGIYGLKK; this comes from the coding sequence ATGCCAGAGTTTTTGAAAAAATCAGGAATAAAAGATAGCAATGGAGAATTTTGGAAAATTTTAGTTGTAGACGACGAACCCGATGTGCATGCTATCACATCGGTCGTTGCACGGGATATAGAGTTTGAAGGAAAGAAGGTAAAACTATACAGTGCTTTTTCTGCCGATGAGGCCAAAAAGATACTTACGCAAGTGCCAGACATAGCCCTTGCTATGATCGATGTTGTTATGGAAAAGGATACCTCAGGGCTTGATTTAGTCAGATACATCAGGGAGGAATTGAAGAATCCATATGTAAGGCTTGTCATTAGAACGGGGCAGCCTGGATTTGCACCGCCAAGGGAGATTGTTTTGAAATACGATATAAATGATTACAGAGAGAAGGCGGAACTTTCCAGTAACGGATTGTATACGATGATAATTGCAAGGCTGAGAGAGTACAGAGATATCATTGAGCTCGACACACAAAGGAAACTTTTGGAGCGGAGTGCGTTTTATTCTTCCGTGGTGCTCAACTCAAACGTCGAAGATTTCGACGACGTCTTAGCGGAAGCGTTCGACAACTTTTCTAAGATTTTGGGATTGACCGTCAGAATCGAGAAGCTTAGTGAGGTCAGAGCTGACAAGTTCAATGGTAACGCTTATTCTACCAACGTGTCTTGGAATGAAAGTAAGAGTGTAGAGTTCGTCTTGAGAAAAGAAATAGGCTTAGGTGAGAGGATAAGAGTAGATTTTTCTAAACCTTTGACACGTCATCAGTCCGAGCTAATGACCATGTTCTTGGAACGTTACCTTTCGGCTGTGAATAATTATGTTTTGTCGAAAGACTTGATAGAAACTCTATACAAGATAATTTATATAATTTCTGAAGTTACCGAAACTAGGTCACTGGAAACAGGCGAGCATGTGAGGAGAGTAGGAAAACTTTCAAGGTTAATCGCTTCGAAATTGGGATATGAAGGTGAATATCTCGAGTTTTTCGAAATCGCCGCGATGTTGCACGATGTTGGGAAGATAGGTATACCGGACGCTATCTTGAATAAACCTGCCAAGTTGTCAGATGAAGAATTTGAAATTATGAAGCGACACACTATCATCGGCTACAATATACTCGCCAGTGTTGAACACCCGCTCTTTAAGTTGGCAGCAAATATAGCACTTTACCATCATGAGAACTGGGACGGAACAGGTTATCCGAAGGGATTGAAAGGTGAACAGATACCGCTTGAAGGAAGGATCGTCAGTATAGTCGATGTGTATGATGCATTACTTTCTGACCGAATTTACAGGCCTGCATGGAGTGAGGATGATACTATACGTTACATTAAAGATAGCTGCGCAAAGAAATTCGACTCAAAGGTGTGCGATGTATTTTTCAAAAACTACGATGAGGTTAGGGGTATTTACGGGCTCAAGAAATAA
- a CDS encoding substrate-binding periplasmic protein has protein sequence MKRMLKVVFKSFIMFALFFTPSLVVGQKILYTYAQNAEPKFMLSGGNITGLCHDIIQKLNEELRSQAIRIEYKSKELKSSSEIFDALSKNEIQIFVGAAYSKQRESYTTYLQPPLYGLREMFLINSSDVMRFAEKQYAKIGVIGSTVTSESLPTIAPKQEVIPFKNINDAIKALERKEIDTVFYSSLTLGYMLKNSKGKFEALKGPSEKYYHYIVLSKSVGKDVVAKIETALEKLHKNGVLKALIKKYGLDGYVVPGNVIEILTIDWKPYEWYDTIKKDWVGVDVDVVRAVLSKMGYKPVFITFPWPRC, from the coding sequence ATGAAAAGGATGCTTAAGGTGGTTTTTAAAAGTTTTATAATGTTTGCTTTGTTTTTCACACCTTCTTTGGTGGTTGGTCAAAAAATTCTCTACACATACGCTCAAAATGCTGAACCAAAATTCATGTTAAGTGGTGGCAATATAACAGGGCTTTGTCACGACATCATTCAAAAGCTGAACGAGGAACTTAGAAGTCAAGCAATTAGAATTGAGTACAAATCAAAAGAGTTGAAAAGCAGCTCCGAGATTTTTGATGCACTTTCCAAAAATGAAATTCAGATATTCGTTGGGGCTGCTTACAGTAAGCAACGAGAAAGTTATACTACATATCTCCAGCCTCCACTTTACGGATTGAGGGAGATGTTTCTTATTAATTCAAGTGATGTAATGAGATTTGCTGAAAAGCAGTATGCGAAGATAGGTGTTATAGGTAGCACTGTAACATCGGAAAGTTTACCTACTATCGCACCAAAACAGGAAGTTATTCCGTTCAAGAACATAAATGATGCTATCAAAGCCCTTGAACGAAAAGAGATAGACACGGTGTTTTATTCCAGTCTAACGCTTGGATATATGCTTAAAAACTCAAAAGGGAAATTCGAAGCCTTAAAAGGTCCTTCGGAAAAGTATTACCATTACATCGTTCTTTCAAAGAGCGTGGGCAAAGATGTTGTGGCTAAAATTGAAACGGCGTTGGAGAAATTGCACAAAAATGGGGTATTGAAGGCGCTTATAAAGAAATACGGTCTGGATGGTTATGTCGTTCCTGGGAATGTTATAGAGATACTTACAATTGATTGGAAACCATACGAATGGTATGATACCATCAAAAAAGATTGGGTAGGCGTAGATGTAGATGTTGTCAGGGCAGTTTTAAGTAAGATGGGATATAAACCAGTTTTTATAACGTTCCCGTGGCCAAGGTGTTGA
- the rlmN gene encoding 23S rRNA (adenine(2503)-C(2))-methyltransferase RlmN produces the protein MGSVKKNLLDFTYEELVEEFAKLGLEKFRVDQVWDWIFKKKIFDFGEMTNLSKEHRQILAERFYIGIPKLLDMQVSKIDKTTKFLWELDDGNTIESVLLFHPDRVTACISSQVGCPVKCAFCATGQSGYVRNLSVGEIVAQVIAMEKERRVNIGNIVYMGMGEPLLNYNEVVKSVRILNHKKGKNISMRRISISTVGIPEKIVQLANDLPEVKLAISLHAPTNYKRDIIIPMNRKYSVEEIIHAVKEYQKITKNRVTFEYILIREFNDFVDDAEKLAELLRGIGAYVNLIPVNPVQTDSEIKMERPHHWAIERFKEILDKHNIENEIRREKGTDIDAACGQLRRRHISGGKVNKVKETK, from the coding sequence ATGGGAAGTGTTAAAAAGAACTTACTGGATTTTACTTATGAAGAACTGGTTGAAGAATTCGCAAAACTCGGGCTTGAAAAATTCCGCGTTGATCAAGTGTGGGACTGGATATTCAAAAAGAAAATATTCGACTTCGGTGAGATGACAAACCTTTCAAAAGAGCACAGGCAAATTCTTGCCGAGAGGTTCTATATTGGTATCCCAAAACTTTTAGATATGCAAGTTTCAAAAATTGATAAGACGACGAAATTTCTTTGGGAACTGGATGATGGAAACACAATAGAATCCGTGCTGCTGTTCCACCCAGATAGGGTGACTGCGTGCATTTCATCGCAGGTTGGATGTCCTGTTAAATGTGCATTTTGTGCAACTGGTCAGAGCGGTTATGTCAGAAATCTTTCCGTTGGTGAAATCGTTGCTCAGGTTATTGCGATGGAAAAGGAAAGGCGTGTGAATATTGGTAACATTGTTTACATGGGCATGGGAGAACCACTTTTGAATTACAACGAAGTGGTAAAAAGTGTGCGCATATTGAACCACAAGAAAGGCAAAAATATAAGTATGAGACGAATTTCGATATCAACAGTAGGTATCCCGGAAAAGATAGTGCAACTTGCAAACGATTTGCCCGAGGTCAAGTTGGCGATTTCGTTGCATGCACCAACGAATTATAAAAGAGACATTATTATTCCTATGAACAGAAAGTATTCTGTCGAAGAGATAATCCATGCTGTCAAAGAATATCAAAAGATTACCAAAAACCGTGTCACATTTGAATATATCCTTATTAGGGAATTCAACGATTTTGTGGACGATGCGGAAAAGCTTGCGGAACTTCTCAGAGGTATAGGCGCTTACGTTAACCTTATTCCTGTTAACCCTGTACAGACCGATAGTGAAATCAAAATGGAAAGACCTCACCATTGGGCTATTGAAAGGTTCAAGGAAATCTTAGACAAGCACAACATCGAAAACGAAATAAGAAGGGAAAAAGGAACTGATATAGATGCGGCTTGCGGTCAGCTCAGAAGAAGACATATATCTGGTGGTAAAGTAAACAAGGTGAAAGAAACAAAATAA
- a CDS encoding sensor histidine kinase, whose amino-acid sequence MVGKYEERKSERIYLALNLVILVIVAFVFSWYAKTFYENWQKEIDTFMKNMAASLSYPAWTYDRRVIEELVKVMIEKRDIFSVAVYDDKGSKLAIKEKKLELTLFDQIFGIRQLTKSLNLTFADTFVGSISFGYTDRQARMFLVTTGFVATLFYIVLVLLTLNLKKNKQLGAMVNELNEMNSELETAFNELEEAQNKVINAEKMAALGKLMVNIAHDINTPTGIIYSSLTEQMNRLESVREKFEADELTEEDFADCLNTVRELTDIMIRNARKITELVQSLKRVALNEMTQTWAEVNIKSVVNDVLNAMHPKLRKTKIEVVTEVDDNLVAYTIPGVIAQILMNLIDNAIVHAFDYDNPGKIVIKFEKVKSRNDGEFLLFTFSDNGKGMDEETKKRAFEPFYTTDKESGTGLGLSIVYNLVVDILGGEIELESIPGKGTTFHIKIPLMKKER is encoded by the coding sequence GTGGTGGGAAAATATGAAGAACGAAAGTCGGAGAGAATATATCTTGCTCTAAATCTTGTTATCCTTGTTATCGTCGCTTTTGTATTCTCATGGTATGCAAAAACCTTCTACGAAAACTGGCAAAAAGAAATTGATACCTTCATGAAAAACATGGCTGCCAGCCTCTCTTATCCAGCTTGGACTTACGATAGAAGGGTTATTGAAGAACTCGTAAAAGTTATGATTGAAAAAAGGGATATCTTTTCAGTTGCGGTTTACGATGATAAAGGCAGTAAACTTGCCATTAAAGAGAAAAAATTGGAACTAACACTCTTCGACCAGATTTTCGGAATAAGACAACTGACAAAATCACTTAACCTTACATTTGCAGATACATTCGTAGGTAGCATAAGCTTTGGTTACACGGACAGGCAAGCCAGAATGTTTTTAGTCACTACGGGTTTCGTTGCTACGCTGTTCTATATAGTTCTTGTACTTCTGACTTTGAATTTGAAAAAGAACAAACAGCTTGGCGCGATGGTTAACGAACTCAACGAGATGAACTCTGAACTTGAAACGGCTTTCAACGAGCTTGAAGAAGCGCAAAACAAAGTCATCAACGCTGAAAAGATGGCTGCACTTGGCAAATTGATGGTGAACATCGCGCATGATATTAACACGCCTACAGGGATAATTTATTCGTCTTTGACTGAACAGATGAACAGATTGGAAAGTGTTAGGGAAAAATTCGAAGCCGATGAACTTACGGAAGAGGATTTCGCGGATTGCTTGAACACTGTGCGTGAGTTAACTGATATTATGATTCGGAATGCCAGAAAAATAACAGAACTTGTGCAGAGTTTGAAGCGTGTGGCACTGAACGAGATGACTCAAACTTGGGCTGAGGTTAATATAAAATCTGTGGTAAACGATGTTCTTAACGCAATGCATCCAAAGTTGAGAAAGACGAAGATCGAGGTTGTTACAGAGGTAGACGACAACCTGGTGGCGTATACTATCCCAGGTGTAATTGCCCAGATTTTGATGAATTTGATAGACAACGCAATAGTTCACGCATTCGACTACGACAACCCTGGGAAAATTGTGATCAAGTTTGAAAAAGTTAAAAGCCGCAATGATGGTGAATTTCTGCTTTTTACTTTTTCTGACAATGGGAAGGGAATGGACGAAGAGACCAAAAAACGTGCTTTCGAACCGTTTTACACAACCGATAAGGAATCTGGCACAGGGCTGGGTCTGAGCATCGTGTACAACCTTGTTGTAGATATACTTGGTGGAGAAATCGAACTTGAAAGCATTCCTGGAAAAGGGACAACTTTCCATATTAAGATCCCCTTGATGAAAAAAGAACGGTAA
- a CDS encoding radical SAM protein yields the protein MFKNMGIGIEILHECTLCPRMCKVDRSVTKGVCTVGYLPKLSNIVLHKGEEPPLSGEKGAAAVFFTGCQMKCTYCQNMGFSQKGVGFEISVEELACGFLKAQEAGAKTLDLVTPTPHLPWIIKALDMARERGFSLPVVYNTSSYERVEVLREIEGYVDVYLADIRYTDNEYGKVYSKVPDYWDVAQQAILEMYRQVGPFDEERMRGLIVRILVLPNNVSGHEKAFEFLAKLDKRIPVALMSQYIPHFGAKNDPLIGRKITKQEYESALDKLIEFDLDGWMQLDEKERVTTAPIDWRCML from the coding sequence ATGTTCAAGAATATGGGAATTGGAATAGAAATCCTCCACGAATGTACGTTATGTCCAAGGATGTGTAAGGTGGATAGAAGTGTAACGAAAGGTGTCTGCACGGTTGGATATTTGCCTAAATTGTCGAATATCGTTCTTCACAAAGGTGAAGAACCACCATTGTCTGGGGAGAAAGGTGCAGCTGCGGTATTTTTCACGGGTTGTCAAATGAAATGTACTTATTGTCAGAACATGGGTTTTTCGCAGAAAGGCGTTGGGTTTGAGATAAGCGTAGAAGAGTTGGCTTGCGGGTTTTTGAAAGCGCAAGAGGCGGGTGCAAAAACGCTTGATTTGGTGACTCCAACACCGCATCTTCCTTGGATAATCAAGGCTTTGGACATGGCTAGGGAAAGAGGTTTTTCGTTGCCCGTTGTTTACAATACATCAAGTTACGAAAGAGTCGAAGTGTTGAGAGAAATCGAAGGCTACGTTGATGTGTACCTTGCCGATATAAGGTACACGGATAATGAATACGGAAAGGTTTATTCGAAAGTTCCAGATTATTGGGATGTTGCGCAGCAAGCGATTTTGGAAATGTACAGGCAAGTAGGCCCTTTCGATGAGGAAAGGATGAGAGGACTTATCGTGCGCATCCTTGTGCTGCCAAACAATGTGAGTGGTCATGAAAAAGCGTTTGAGTTCTTAGCCAAGCTCGATAAGAGGATACCCGTAGCCCTTATGTCCCAATACATTCCACACTTTGGTGCGAAAAACGACCCACTGATAGGCAGGAAGATCACAAAGCAAGAGTACGAAAGCGCACTGGATAAGTTGATCGAGTTTGACCTTGATGGTTGGATGCAACTTGATGAGAAAGAGCGTGTCACAACCGCACCTATAGATTGGAGATGCATGTTGTAG
- a CDS encoding substrate-binding periplasmic protein, protein MKVGAYDGIMSLRISDERKGFLSFPEEPLSTGKDVLFKLKGSKVNINSLEGVPPETLCGYTDGYAYGDWFWNSRFRKIAVPTDEVGFKLLQGGRIELFVCNLLVGRQLAKELGINVEWSPTFGEKMIYYLAFSNNYQGTLLSENFSQVLRQFKSTKEYLQILSKYGITYEDFWK, encoded by the coding sequence ATGAAGGTCGGGGCGTACGATGGTATAATGAGTTTGAGAATCAGTGATGAGCGAAAAGGGTTTCTAAGCTTTCCAGAAGAGCCATTAAGCACAGGGAAAGATGTGCTTTTTAAGTTGAAGGGCTCAAAGGTCAACATAAACAGCCTTGAAGGAGTACCGCCTGAAACGCTGTGCGGTTACACGGATGGATATGCCTACGGCGATTGGTTCTGGAATTCGAGGTTCAGAAAAATCGCGGTACCAACTGACGAGGTAGGATTTAAGCTTTTGCAAGGTGGCAGAATAGAGCTTTTTGTGTGTAATTTACTTGTGGGCAGACAGCTTGCAAAGGAACTCGGCATTAATGTTGAGTGGTCTCCAACTTTTGGAGAGAAGATGATTTACTACTTGGCATTCTCAAATAATTACCAAGGAACTCTGTTGTCAGAGAATTTTTCACAAGTTTTGCGCCAGTTTAAATCAACAAAGGAGTATTTGCAGATCCTAAGCAAGTATGGGATAACCTATGAAGATTTTTGGAAGTAA
- a CDS encoding radical SAM protein, with protein MGKREFIGIDPSATLSVSVTKGCPLNCAHCGGHYLKHMVQVEDLEKYAEKYKSFLISGGMLPNGEIPFGKYISFLKELKEKYGLKYNFHIGFPLNPPYEIEEVADVVSFDFYADKEVLKEIYGIEREPEQILDAVWPLKVQKVPHITIGVLCGKISHEGKALEVLSEYFESVVLNVFIPTPLTRYANCQPPEIDEVEKIFEKASKLFNNVVLGCMHPRGEYRKQLQERIQRHAGFIVKPTDRTYDYHGCCSFYVK; from the coding sequence ATGGGCAAGCGTGAGTTCATCGGAATAGATCCATCCGCAACTTTATCGGTTAGCGTTACCAAAGGTTGTCCTCTTAATTGCGCACACTGCGGAGGACATTATTTAAAACACATGGTTCAAGTTGAGGACCTGGAAAAGTACGCAGAAAAGTACAAATCTTTCCTCATCAGTGGCGGGATGTTGCCAAACGGAGAGATACCCTTTGGAAAGTACATCAGCTTTCTTAAAGAGCTCAAAGAGAAATACGGTTTGAAATACAACTTTCACATAGGCTTTCCCCTCAATCCGCCTTATGAGATAGAAGAAGTTGCAGACGTAGTCAGCTTCGATTTCTACGCTGACAAAGAAGTGCTGAAGGAAATATACGGTATAGAAAGGGAACCAGAACAGATATTAGATGCGGTTTGGCCTTTAAAAGTCCAAAAGGTGCCACATATAACAATTGGTGTTTTGTGTGGTAAAATATCTCATGAGGGAAAAGCTCTCGAAGTGCTTTCAGAATATTTTGAAAGCGTTGTCTTAAACGTTTTTATCCCAACTCCTTTGACGAGGTATGCGAATTGTCAGCCACCGGAAATAGACGAGGTGGAGAAGATATTTGAAAAAGCAAGCAAGTTGTTCAATAATGTCGTACTTGGTTGTATGCACCCACGAGGCGAATACAGAAAACAGCTGCAAGAAAGGATACAAAGGCACGCGGGCTTTATTGTGAAGCCTACAGATAGAACTTATGATTATCACGGCTGCTGCTCTTTTTATGTGAAATAA
- a CDS encoding M42 family metallopeptidase has protein sequence MEKLVEKLTMAKSPSGRESEITQVILKELEGHIDGYRIDKLGNLIVWKNGKSDKKVLLDAHMDEIGVVVTNIDDKGFLKIDRVGGVSPYTIYQSRLRFGDVVGIVGIEGETPEELQTNIQKMSFEKLFVDIGAKSRQEAEKLCPIGTFGTFDSYFIKQGEYMISKSMDDRIGCAVIIEVLKRLKQPTNTVYGVFAVQEEVGLIGAHVAGYDIEPDVAIALDVTGVGDTPKGLKRVPMELGKGTCIKVKDSASISNRHIVDKLKELAEKYSIPHQMEVLIFGGTDAAGYQATKAGIPSATISIPTRYIHTPSEMVYEPDVEATIELTIKYCEEGL, from the coding sequence TTGGAAAAATTGGTTGAAAAACTGACGATGGCAAAAAGTCCAAGTGGGAGGGAATCGGAAATAACTCAGGTAATCCTCAAAGAACTCGAAGGGCATATCGATGGTTACAGAATAGACAAGCTTGGTAATTTAATCGTTTGGAAGAATGGCAAAAGTGATAAAAAAGTCCTTCTTGACGCCCACATGGACGAAATCGGTGTTGTTGTTACAAATATCGATGACAAAGGCTTTCTCAAAATAGACAGAGTTGGTGGTGTTTCTCCGTACACGATTTACCAATCAAGATTGAGATTTGGAGATGTGGTTGGCATCGTGGGAATCGAGGGCGAAACACCAGAAGAACTCCAAACCAACATCCAAAAGATGTCGTTTGAAAAACTCTTCGTCGATATCGGAGCAAAATCAAGGCAAGAGGCTGAAAAATTGTGTCCAATCGGCACGTTCGGAACGTTCGATAGCTATTTCATCAAACAAGGTGAATACATGATAAGCAAATCGATGGATGATAGAATCGGATGTGCGGTTATAATAGAAGTACTCAAACGTTTGAAGCAACCTACGAATACCGTATACGGCGTATTCGCTGTTCAAGAAGAAGTGGGACTCATCGGAGCACACGTTGCGGGATACGATATAGAACCTGACGTTGCAATAGCACTAGATGTTACAGGCGTTGGAGACACGCCAAAAGGATTGAAGAGGGTCCCAATGGAACTTGGCAAAGGTACGTGTATAAAAGTAAAGGATTCCGCTTCGATAAGCAACAGACACATCGTCGACAAGCTAAAAGAACTCGCCGAAAAGTACAGCATACCGCATCAGATGGAAGTACTCATATTCGGAGGAACCGATGCAGCGGGTTACCAAGCCACGAAAGCAGGTATACCGAGCGCTACGATATCCATACCGACAAGGTACATCCACACCCCGAGCGAAATGGTGTACGAACCTGATGTGGAAGCTACAATAGAACTTACCATAAAGTACTGCGAAGAGGGGTTATAA
- the rsgA gene encoding ribosome small subunit-dependent GTPase A produces the protein MKQERKLGRVIKFYSNLLVVQDLESGERFLCKLRGKFKKQGIRPIVGDVVEYVKVVGNEGVVENILNRNNELKKPSVANVDQVIIVTTLEKPQVPYDILDRFIVLVEYEKLPIVIALNKVDLLSEKQIKQFESIYGKLYPIVKTSAVEKVGLEELKRHLMGKVSVFAGMSGVGKSSLLNAIESTLKLRTGEISEKLERGKHTTTAAELLSLSFGGWVVDTPGFASLEISHIKPLELRELFIEFENDNCFFPDCLHLNEPECFVKKSVEKGKISPSRYDSYVKFLNELIENQEMRAKE, from the coding sequence ATGAAGCAAGAAAGGAAATTGGGCAGGGTTATTAAGTTTTACTCTAATCTTCTCGTGGTTCAGGACCTCGAAAGTGGTGAAAGGTTTTTATGTAAGTTGCGAGGTAAGTTTAAGAAGCAAGGGATAAGACCCATCGTTGGTGATGTGGTTGAATACGTCAAAGTTGTTGGCAACGAAGGGGTAGTGGAGAATATTCTGAATAGGAACAACGAATTAAAAAAGCCGAGCGTTGCAAATGTGGATCAGGTTATAATCGTTACTACTCTTGAGAAACCACAAGTGCCTTACGATATTCTTGATAGGTTCATTGTTTTGGTAGAGTATGAAAAGTTGCCCATAGTCATCGCATTAAACAAAGTAGATTTACTTTCAGAGAAACAGATCAAGCAATTTGAATCCATATACGGAAAACTTTACCCGATAGTTAAAACAAGTGCCGTCGAAAAGGTTGGTTTAGAGGAGCTAAAAAGACACCTGATGGGAAAGGTATCTGTCTTTGCAGGTATGTCGGGTGTCGGTAAGAGCAGCCTGTTGAACGCTATAGAAAGTACACTTAAATTAAGAACCGGTGAGATTTCTGAAAAGTTGGAACGCGGTAAGCACACAACCACAGCTGCTGAACTGCTTTCGCTTTCGTTCGGAGGATGGGTAGTTGATACGCCAGGGTTTGCAAGTCTTGAGATTTCACACATCAAGCCTTTGGAGCTACGAGAGCTTTTCATCGAGTTCGAAAACGATAATTGCTTCTTCCCGGATTGTTTACATCTGAATGAACCCGAATGCTTTGTAAAAAAGTCTGTTGAGAAAGGGAAGATAAGTCCTTCAAGATACGACAGTTATGTGAAGTTCTTGAACGAACTGATTGAGAATCAAGAAATGCGAGCAAAGGAATAA